In Astatotilapia calliptera chromosome 23, fAstCal1.2, whole genome shotgun sequence, a genomic segment contains:
- the LOC113016445 gene encoding zinc finger protein RFP-like — MSAASCLLSEDQFLCSICLNVFTDPVSTPCGHNFCKNCISQHWDISERCQCPVCKKVFQTRPELHINTFVSEMVSQFRHETQQKVSSSRSEQQAAKPGEVPCDICTGTKLKALKSCLVCLVSYCQTHLEPHLTASRLKRHQLIDPEENLESRMCMKHDKPLELFCKNDQTCVCMLCCVFDHKTHEFVPLREEYEGKKAELGETEAEIEQMIQKRRLKIQEIKESVKMSKDAADRKKAEGVQVFTALKESVDRRLNELIKEIEEKQERKEKQAEGFITDLEQEISELMKRSSELEQLSRSKDHLHLLQSFSSLKAAPTTKDWTEVSIHPPSYEGTVVRAVDQLKEIFSKDMKKLFEAELKRVQQYAVDVTLDPDTAHPYLILSDDGKKVHCGQEENDHPDNPERFSEELVVLGKKSFSSGRFYFEVQVKEKTEWALGVVTESVNRKQEIISSPEKGYWTVGVYENICVALEDPEVHLLLQSYPEKVGVFVDYEEGLVSFYDIDRAVLVYSFPGCSFTGKLYPFFCPGVNDDDNDNSAPLIICPVNQSVKSFSMGNVDQSKFKPSQRRSPINRTQQNAPDEDHKIRSEAAEQAEL, encoded by the coding sequence ATGTCTGCTGCCAGCTGTCTTCTATCTGAAGATCAGTTTCTGTGCTCCATCTGTCTGAATGTCTTCACTGATCCAGTCTCCACACCATGTGGACACAActtctgcaaaaactgcatcAGTCAACACTGGGATATCAGTGAGAGGTGTCAGTGCCCTGTGTGTAAAAAGGTCTTTCAGACCAGACCTGAGCTGCACATCAACACATTTGTCTCTGAGATGGTTTCTCAGTTCAGACATGAAACTCAGCAGaaagtcagcagcagcaggtcagaGCAACAAGCTGCCAAACCAGGAGAAGTTCCCTGTGACATCTGCACTGGAACCAAACTGAAGGCCCTGAAGTCCTGTCTGGTGTGTCTGGTCTCCTACTGTCAGACTCACCTGGAGCCTCACCTGACAGCTTCACGGCTGAAAAGACATCAGCTGATCGATCCTGAGGAGAACCTGGAAAGCAGGATGTGTATGAAGCATGATAAACCTCTGGAGCTGTTCTGTAAGAACGATCAGACATGTGTCTGCatgctctgctgtgtttttgacCACAAGACTCATGAGTTTGTTCCTCTGAGAGAAGAATATGAAGGAAAGAAGGCAGAGCTGGGGGAGACTGAGGCTGAAATTGAACAGATGATCCAGAAGAGACGACTGAAGATTCAGGAGATCAAAGAGTCAgtgaagatgagtaaagatgctgcagacagaaagaaagcagaaggtGTTCAGGTCTTCACTGCTCTGAAGGAGTCTGTTGACAGACGTCTGAACGAGCTCATAAAGGAGAttgaagagaaacaggaaagaaaagagaaacaggCTGAAGGTTTCATCACAGATCTGGAACAAGAAATCTCTGAGCTGATGAAGAGAAGCTCTGAGTTGGAGCAGCTCTCACGCTCTAAAgatcacctccacctcctccaaagCTTCTCATCCCTGAAAGCTGCTCCAACCACCAAGGACTGGACAGAGGTCAGTATCCATCCACCATCATATGAGGGGACTGTGGTGAGAGctgtggatcagctgaaggagaTATTCAGTAAAGACATGAAGAAGCTGTTTGAGGCTGAACTGAAGAGGGTCCAGCAGTATGCAGTGGATGTGACTCTCGATCCTGATACAGCACATCCTTATCTCATCCTGTCTGATGATGGAAAAAAAGTACACTGTGGTCAAGAGGAGAATGATCATCCAGACAACCCAGAGAGATTTTCTGAAGAGCTTGTTGTTTTAGGAAAGAAGAGTTTCTCTTCAggcagattttattttgaagttcagGTTAAAGAAAAGACTGAATGGGCTTTAGGAGTAGTCACAGAGTCAgtcaacaggaaacaagaaatcATATCGAGTCCTGAGAAAGGTTACTGGACTGTAGGAGTAtatgaaaacatttgtgtgGCTCTTGAGGATCCTGAAGTCCATCTCCTGCTTCAGTCTTATCCTGAGAAGGTGGGGGTGTTTGTGGATTATGAGGAGGGTCTGGTCTCCTTTTATGATATAGATCGTGCAGTTCTTGTCTACTCCTTTCCTGGCTGCTCCTTCACCGGGAAACTCTACCCATTCTTCTGTCCCGGGgtcaatgatgatgataatgataactCTGCACCTCTGATCATATGTCCTGTCAATCAGTCAGTCAAATCGTTTTCCATGGGGAATGTGGATCAATCAAAGTTTAAGCCAAGCCAGAGAAGAAGTCCTATAAACAGAACCCAGCAAAAtgcacctgatgaagaccacaAGATTCGGTCAGAAGCTGCAGAACAAGCTGAGCTTTAG